Within Marinilabiliales bacterium, the genomic segment GGAATAACCCTGAACAGCAGACGGTTATTGCTGCTGCCGCTGATGTCGGCTACTATTTCAAGTCCGTGTATCCTTTCGATGTAATATGTCCCCTGGTTTGACAGCACCAGCCTTTCCCTGTATGTATTCATTGCGATCAGGGTATCCATGGTAACAGGTTCAGGTAGTTGCTGTGGAGAAGAGAGGTAAACATGACCATTGGAAGTGGTTATATGAAGAGTGTAACTCATCCCTTCAACGGCCCTCAGCGTGCTGTCCGAATAGTAACGCCCCGGTGCCTCTTCGCTGAATATGAACTGGTTGCCGGCATCATCAGCAACGATCACGGATGCTCCCTTTATATAATCAGGGATGCCTTCGTTTACTGGCGAATGCGGGTTGTCCGGATCACTTGTCTCGATCATCTCAATGCCGGTAAGCCTGATAAGATGGGGGCCGGGATGGTCTGACAGAAGCCCGTCAACGACTATCGCATCTTCAGCGATGTTTGGCACATGGTTGTATATCTCGCGGCAGGACGGCAGAACAGCCTGCAGGAGCATAACGGCAATTGAGGTGATATATAATATATATCTCTTCATCAGAAGGTGAAATTATAGGTGAGGGTAGGCAGTGGCCGCCCGATTATATAAAGTTTGTACAGGCTGAACAGGTTTGACCTTGAACCTGATGTCATGTCATTCCTCTCATAAAAGACCGAATAGGCATTCTTCCTGCCGTAAACATTGATAACAGAAAATGTCCAGTGTCCCTTGCCCCGCCTGTCGGTCCTCAGGTTTTCCAGCAGGGTCAGCGAAAGGTCAAGCCTGTGGTAGTCCGGCAGCCTGTAAGCGTTGCGGTCTGAATAGCGCACCAGCATGGTGTTTCCATGATAGAAATAAAGCTCCGGGAGGGTTACCGGCCTTCCCGAGCTGTAGGCAAAGGTGCCGCCCAGGATCCACCTCCTGGTTATATTGTAATTAAGATTTGCAGAGAAGTCGTGTGGCTTGTCATAGTTTGAAGGGAAATACTCGTTGCGGTTAATTCTGTTTTCAGGGTGCTCCTCACCGGACCTTCTGATCGAAGCTGAAAGTGTGTAACTGGCCCATCCGGTCAGTCTCCCGCTGTTCTTCCTTGCATAGAGCTCGATACCGTAATTGTGCCCCTTTGCATTTATCAGGTCGGTCTCAGGTCTTTCGTTCA encodes:
- a CDS encoding DUF4249 domain-containing protein; protein product: MKRYILYITSIAVMLLQAVLPSCREIYNHVPNIAEDAIVVDGLLSDHPGPHLIRLTGIEMIETSDPDNPHSPVNEGIPDYIKGASVIVADDAGNQFIFSEEAPGRYYSDSTLRAVEGMSYTLHITTSNGHVYLSSPQQLPEPVTMDTLIAMNTYRERLVLSNQGTYYIERIHGLEIVADISGSSNNRLLFRVIPQYLLLYTETFANHQNYLWKKLYMPDNININIEAFEQETAVVRNHEVAFMSLREQDMYIDREQNFDPHRRILLLSLFSLNEDSWSFYHSAHGQIRSEGRLFDPMAKQLPSNIYCESDPGRLALGLFEVSRATKKTFVVVETPWQDYYPLRETEDLHHIPDFGKIFFDPPGFWVDR